The Erpetoichthys calabaricus chromosome 5, fErpCal1.3, whole genome shotgun sequence genome has a segment encoding these proteins:
- the grpel1 gene encoding grpE protein homolog 1, mitochondrial, translating into MAHWSLRVLRQRCLVSVSQALLRNPSRFLCTAVQQKNGQAEDDHSGTQKTEQSPAEKQLAEEKAKLEEQFKEINDKYKRALADTENLRQRCQKLVEEAKLYGIQGFCKDLLEVADILEKATESVPKEELSRQNPHLKNLYDGLVMTEVQIQKVFTKHGLVKLNPLGVKFDPYEHEALFHTAVEGKDPGTVALVTKVGYKLHGRTLRPALVGVAKAP; encoded by the exons ATGGCGCATTGGAGTTTGCGAGTGTTACGGCAGAGGTGTTTGGTGTCAGTCTCCCAAGCGCTTCTGAG AAATCCATCAAGGTTCTTGTGCACTGCTGTACAacagaaaaatgggcaagcagaAGATGACCACAGTGGAACACAGAAAACGGAACAGAGCCCTGCTGAGAAACAGTTGGCAGAAGAGAAGGCCAAGTTGGAGGAACAGTTCAAAGAGATAAAT GACAAGTACAAGCGAGCCCTTGCAGATACAGAAAACCTACGTCAGCGGTGTCAAAAGTTGGTAGAAGAAGCAAAGTTGTATG gtATTCAGGGGTTCTGTAAAGATCTTCTGGAAGTCGCAGACATCTTGGAGAAAGCAACAGAAAGTGTTCCAAAAGAGGAGCTGTCTCGTCAGAACCCTCATTTGAAAAACCTTTATGATGGCCTAGTCATGACTGAGGTGCAGATTCAGAAGGTGTTCACCAAACATGGTCTTGTTAAGCTAAATCCACTTGGAGTTAAGTTTGACCCTTATGAACATGAAGCTCTATTTCACACTGCCGTTGAAGGGAAGGACCCTGGCACAGTAGCATTAGTTACAAAAGTGGGTTATAAATTACATGGGCGTACTTTGAGACCCGCTTTAGTGGGTGTTGCAAAGGCACCATAA